Proteins found in one Tsukamurella paurometabola DSM 20162 genomic segment:
- a CDS encoding acyl-CoA thioesterase: protein MTDTLTDFDAFLGTLELADLGDDTFTGRHPAKVAPRTFGGQILSQAIVASGNTVPGSRDSLFLHAAHTHFINGGDVSRDIEYRVTRLRDTRNVANRMVSVEQDGTVLALMQLAYQTDARNPLVHGDPAPQVPGPEGLPNIQDTLRGYEDVVTMFVEAPQPMDMRFTNDPAWIAKGKGLVQEDNRVWIRAAGDLPDDQVIHDAAMAYASDTTILDSIITRHGLSWGFDRIMAVTLNQSLWFHRRVRFDDYNLYASHSTVADGGRGMSNGQFFDRAGVLVASTTQEGVLKYFPARSAQ from the coding sequence ATGACGGACACACTCACCGACTTCGACGCGTTCCTGGGCACCCTGGAACTGGCCGACCTCGGCGACGACACCTTCACCGGGCGGCACCCGGCGAAGGTGGCACCCCGGACCTTCGGGGGGCAGATCCTCTCACAGGCGATCGTGGCCTCGGGGAACACCGTTCCCGGTTCTCGCGATTCGCTGTTCCTGCACGCCGCCCACACCCACTTCATCAACGGCGGCGACGTTTCCCGTGACATCGAGTACCGGGTCACCAGGCTGCGCGACACCCGCAATGTGGCGAACCGGATGGTGTCGGTGGAGCAGGATGGCACCGTGCTCGCGCTGATGCAGCTGGCCTATCAGACCGACGCCCGCAATCCCCTCGTGCACGGCGATCCGGCACCGCAGGTGCCCGGGCCGGAGGGATTGCCGAACATCCAGGACACGCTGCGGGGCTACGAGGACGTCGTGACGATGTTCGTCGAGGCGCCCCAGCCGATGGATATGCGGTTCACCAACGACCCGGCCTGGATCGCCAAGGGCAAGGGCCTCGTCCAGGAGGACAACCGGGTGTGGATCCGCGCGGCCGGCGACCTGCCCGACGACCAGGTGATCCACGATGCGGCGATGGCCTACGCCTCCGACACCACGATCCTCGACTCGATCATCACCCGGCACGGCCTGTCCTGGGGATTCGATCGGATCATGGCGGTCACGCTGAATCAGTCCCTGTGGTTCCACCGCAGGGTCCGATTCGACGACTACAACCTCTACGCATCGCATTCGACGGTCGCCGATGGTGGACGCGGCATGTCCAACGGGCAATTCTTCGATCGTGCGGGTGTACTGGTAGCAAGCACGACACAGGAGGGCGTCTTGAAGTACTTCCCGGCAAGGAGCGCACAGTGA
- a CDS encoding response regulator transcription factor — translation MTVRVLVADDDPIVREYLRAVLSAEPDLEVVAAVADGAAAVESGIAQAPHVALLDVRMPGVDGIVATRALRDLDPPVAVVLITTLDTDAVLVDGLAAGAAGFVVKTAEPPLLASAVRTAASGGSLLSPDALARLVRLAGELPRRDPRLDALGVRERDVLRELACGSSNAEIAARLFLAESTVKGYVSALMTRLDCANRTQLALLGAAL, via the coding sequence ATGACGGTACGCGTGCTGGTGGCCGACGACGATCCGATCGTGCGGGAGTACCTGCGGGCGGTGCTGTCCGCGGAGCCGGATCTGGAGGTGGTGGCGGCGGTCGCCGACGGTGCCGCTGCCGTCGAGTCGGGTATCGCGCAGGCGCCGCATGTGGCGCTGCTCGACGTGCGGATGCCCGGAGTGGACGGGATCGTCGCGACCCGCGCGCTGCGCGATCTGGATCCACCGGTGGCGGTGGTGCTGATCACCACCCTCGATACCGATGCGGTATTGGTGGACGGATTGGCGGCGGGCGCAGCGGGATTCGTGGTCAAAACCGCCGAGCCACCGCTGCTGGCGTCGGCGGTGCGCACCGCGGCATCGGGTGGGTCGCTCCTCTCCCCCGACGCCCTCGCCCGCCTGGTGCGCCTCGCGGGCGAACTCCCCCGGCGCGATCCGCGGCTGGACGCGCTCGGCGTGCGCGAGCGGGATGTACTGCGGGAGTTGGCTTGCGGTTCGTCGAACGCCGAGATCGCGGCGCGGTTGTTCCTCGCGGAATCGACCGTGAAGGGCTACGTCTCCGCGCTCATGACGCGGCTGGACTGCGCGAACCGGACGCAGCTGGCTCTGCTCGGGGCGGCACTGTGA
- the pyk gene encoding pyruvate kinase — MTRRTKIVCTLGPAVATDEKVLALVTEGMDVARLNFSHGEHADHEVNYNRVRAASDTTGRAVGILADLQGPKIRLGRFAGDGRTVWETGETVRITVDDVVGTHDRVSTTYAELAQDARPGDRLLVDDGKVGLKVLSVDGNDVVCEVTEGGPVSNNKGVSLPGMNVSVPALSDKDIEDLEFALKLGVDFIALSFVRSPADIERVHAVMDRVGRRVPVIAKLEKPEAIDNLEAVILAFDAVMVARGDLGVELPLEEVPLVQKRAIQIARENAKPVIVATQMLESMIENSRPTRAEASDVANAVLDGADAVMLSGEVSVGKYPIETVQTMAKIVRAVEEGGPSVPPLNHVPRTKRGIISYAARDIGERLNAKALVAFTQSGDTVRRLARLHTRLPLLAFTPLPEVRSQLTLSWGTETFLVDGADSTDAMIHQVDQSLEGIGRYSKGDQVVIVAGAPPGTIGSTNLIQVHRIGEDDH; from the coding sequence GTGACTCGTCGAACCAAGATCGTCTGCACCCTCGGACCCGCCGTCGCCACCGATGAGAAGGTCCTTGCTCTCGTCACGGAGGGCATGGACGTCGCGCGCCTCAACTTCAGCCACGGCGAACACGCCGACCACGAGGTCAACTACAACCGCGTGCGCGCCGCCTCCGATACCACGGGCCGCGCCGTGGGAATCCTCGCCGACCTGCAGGGACCGAAGATCCGGCTGGGCCGGTTCGCCGGCGACGGTCGCACGGTCTGGGAGACGGGTGAGACGGTGCGGATCACCGTCGACGACGTCGTGGGCACCCACGACCGGGTGTCGACCACCTACGCAGAGCTCGCGCAGGACGCCCGCCCCGGCGACCGGCTCCTCGTCGACGACGGCAAGGTGGGGCTCAAGGTGCTGTCGGTGGACGGCAACGACGTCGTCTGCGAGGTCACCGAGGGCGGCCCGGTGTCGAACAACAAGGGCGTCTCGCTGCCGGGGATGAACGTCTCCGTTCCGGCGCTGAGCGACAAGGACATCGAGGACCTCGAGTTCGCTCTCAAGCTGGGCGTCGACTTCATCGCCCTCTCCTTCGTCCGTTCACCGGCTGATATCGAGCGAGTGCACGCCGTGATGGATCGCGTCGGCCGCCGGGTACCGGTGATCGCCAAGCTCGAGAAGCCGGAGGCGATCGACAACCTCGAGGCCGTCATCCTGGCCTTCGATGCGGTGATGGTGGCCCGCGGCGACCTGGGCGTCGAGCTGCCGCTCGAAGAGGTGCCGCTGGTGCAGAAGCGCGCGATCCAGATCGCCCGCGAAAACGCCAAGCCTGTCATCGTTGCGACCCAGATGCTGGAGTCGATGATCGAGAACAGCCGGCCCACTCGGGCCGAGGCCTCCGACGTCGCGAACGCCGTGCTCGACGGTGCCGATGCCGTGATGCTCTCCGGCGAGGTGTCGGTGGGCAAGTACCCGATCGAAACCGTGCAGACCATGGCCAAGATCGTGCGGGCGGTGGAGGAGGGCGGTCCCTCGGTGCCCCCGCTCAACCACGTTCCCCGCACCAAGCGCGGCATCATCTCCTACGCCGCCCGCGATATCGGCGAGCGACTCAACGCCAAGGCCCTCGTGGCCTTCACCCAGTCGGGCGACACCGTGCGCCGCCTGGCCCGGCTGCACACCCGGCTCCCGCTGCTGGCGTTCACCCCGCTGCCGGAGGTGCGCAGTCAGCTCACTCTGTCCTGGGGTACCGAGACCTTCCTGGTCGACGGTGCCGACAGCACCGACGCGATGATCCACCAGGTGGATCAGTCGCTCGAAGGCATCGGCCGCTACTCCAAGGGCGACCAGGTGGTCATCGTCGCCGGTGCGCCCCCCGGGACCATCGGCTCGACCAACCTGATCCAGGTGCACCGGATCGGCGAGGACGACCACTAG
- a CDS encoding rhomboid family intramembrane serine protease, with protein MTTVSTSRSWQPVLTYSLIAVNVIAFAFSAKASGSIQYNMSAPEVKELALSEVATANGWWWTAITSGFLHFGPIHLLVNMYSLYVLGRNVEQVMDRAHYGAIYAISLLGGSASVLWFGLENTITVGASGAIFGLMGAELVLLLRMKMNPTSLVVVIGANVIASMMIPGISLMGHLGGLVAGAAVAAAMVYVPELLPRDKRTAKQIQAVGWACTGVIAAVVVALIAVRFGTYPAVNRFVIG; from the coding sequence GTGACCACCGTTTCGACCAGCCGCAGCTGGCAGCCCGTGCTGACCTATTCGCTGATCGCCGTCAACGTGATCGCCTTCGCGTTCAGCGCGAAGGCCTCCGGCAGCATTCAGTACAACATGTCGGCCCCGGAGGTGAAAGAGTTGGCGCTCTCCGAGGTGGCCACCGCCAACGGGTGGTGGTGGACCGCCATCACCTCGGGATTCCTGCACTTCGGTCCCATTCACCTGCTGGTGAACATGTACTCGCTGTATGTGCTGGGCCGCAATGTCGAGCAGGTGATGGATCGGGCGCACTACGGGGCGATCTACGCGATCTCGCTGCTCGGTGGTAGTGCTTCGGTGCTGTGGTTCGGCCTGGAGAACACCATCACGGTGGGTGCGTCGGGCGCGATCTTCGGCCTGATGGGCGCGGAACTGGTGCTGCTCTTGCGGATGAAGATGAACCCCACGTCGCTGGTGGTGGTGATCGGTGCGAACGTGATCGCATCGATGATGATCCCGGGCATCTCGCTCATGGGCCACCTGGGCGGTCTCGTCGCGGGTGCGGCGGTCGCCGCCGCGATGGTCTACGTGCCCGAGCTGTTGCCACGGGACAAGCGCACCGCCAAGCAGATCCAGGCCGTCGGCTGGGCGTGCACCGGCGTGATCGCCGCGGTCGTGGTGGCGCTCATCGCGGTACGGTTCGGCACCTACCCGGCGGTGAACCGTTTCGTGATCGGCTGA
- a CDS encoding ATP-binding cassette domain-containing protein, with amino-acid sequence MLISQVFPLLVGLAFAACIPFGVVGLRHTFRTCAMALAVGVCMAFLLGGIAPVTLTIETGLVGVLLGASIGRGWSTGRLVLNSLPLLAIPSSALAVLLLVVFPGAREVIFKITGSTITGIARLLRTIHLGFLGDAMVALWEWALRWWALTVPAVLIVAVLFVVWFARVAFGALLARADRVLPRATGHLADLVDDGDTDRTVGPVPIRMRGVTVRYGDRTALDVPELMVESGEFLAVTGRNGTGKSTLTRVLAGAEPSTGTVERPGDPGLGDPGGTAVVFQRPESQVLGVRVGDDVRFGRDLPEGTDVEALLRRVGLGGMAERETATLSGGQLQRLAVSAALAREPGLLISDESTAMLDAEGREAVLGLMRGVSASGTTVVHVTHHETEAAAADREVRLGPPRAGEVPSPAPARSPRRPGPGARGTVELRGVSLVRDGGTPWDRPVITDLDLTVPGGTALAITGDNGAGKSTLAWLIAGLLNPTAGTVTVDGEPVVNGRGRVVIGVQHARLQVLRDTVFDDVADASGAGDGGVRSALALVGLDPDAFADRRADELSGGEQRRVVLAGLLASRPQVLVLDEPLAGLDDEATVTMTAALEAAKAAGTTLVIVTHDLAPLRGVVDRVHDVTASAEPPRPDRPRRHRPQFGDVVGRPLPQENTARSVWVGTKLAVLLATGVVMAVRTDWWNIGAAALIMLGWFLLAGAPWRAIPKLPPFFLAFGAISLWLASLGDGATGITVLGIQFSLSGIDVFLRGLVSVMVSLFAALLFCWTTPLGDVPGFLQTCLNRLGGVGKRGVAFASSLALAIRLAPLALSEVRTMWGLARQRRPLRANGKPRGVSIEAILELLLLATVQSCRRAGELADAITSRGGLGVVARPDRGPRRLDGVVVLAVTAILVVGYGVGIVFPGMVP; translated from the coding sequence GTGCTCATCTCGCAGGTCTTCCCGCTGCTGGTCGGGCTCGCCTTCGCGGCGTGCATCCCGTTCGGTGTGGTCGGGCTCAGGCACACCTTCCGCACCTGCGCGATGGCCCTCGCGGTGGGTGTGTGCATGGCTTTCCTGCTCGGCGGAATCGCCCCCGTCACTCTCACCATCGAGACCGGGCTGGTCGGGGTGCTGCTGGGTGCATCCATCGGGCGCGGCTGGTCGACGGGGCGTTTGGTCCTGAACTCCCTACCGCTGCTGGCGATCCCGTCGTCGGCGCTGGCGGTGCTGCTCCTGGTGGTCTTTCCCGGCGCCCGGGAGGTGATCTTCAAGATCACCGGATCCACCATCACCGGTATCGCGCGCCTGCTGCGCACCATCCATCTCGGATTCCTCGGCGACGCCATGGTCGCGTTGTGGGAGTGGGCGCTGCGTTGGTGGGCACTCACCGTGCCGGCGGTCCTCATCGTGGCCGTGCTCTTCGTCGTGTGGTTCGCCCGCGTCGCCTTCGGCGCGTTGCTCGCCCGGGCCGACCGGGTGCTGCCCCGGGCCACGGGCCATCTCGCGGATCTCGTCGACGACGGCGACACCGACCGCACCGTGGGGCCGGTGCCGATCCGGATGCGTGGGGTGACGGTGCGCTACGGCGACCGCACCGCGCTCGACGTGCCCGAGCTGATGGTCGAATCGGGGGAGTTCCTCGCGGTGACCGGCCGCAACGGCACCGGAAAATCGACGCTGACCCGCGTCCTCGCCGGAGCCGAGCCGAGCACGGGCACGGTCGAGCGGCCCGGCGATCCGGGTCTCGGTGATCCGGGCGGGACCGCCGTCGTCTTCCAGCGCCCCGAATCCCAGGTACTCGGCGTCCGGGTGGGCGATGACGTGCGGTTCGGCCGTGATCTGCCCGAGGGCACCGATGTGGAAGCACTGCTGCGTCGCGTCGGACTGGGTGGGATGGCCGAGCGGGAGACGGCGACCCTGTCCGGCGGGCAGTTGCAGCGGCTCGCCGTATCGGCGGCCCTGGCCCGCGAGCCCGGGCTGCTGATCAGTGACGAGTCGACCGCCATGCTCGACGCCGAGGGCCGCGAAGCCGTTCTCGGCCTGATGCGCGGGGTCTCCGCATCCGGCACCACCGTCGTGCACGTGACCCATCACGAGACCGAGGCCGCCGCGGCCGACCGGGAGGTCCGACTCGGGCCGCCGCGCGCCGGCGAGGTGCCGTCGCCCGCACCCGCCCGGTCCCCTCGGCGTCCCGGTCCCGGTGCGCGCGGCACCGTCGAGCTGCGGGGCGTTTCGCTGGTGCGCGACGGGGGCACTCCGTGGGACCGCCCGGTCATCACCGATCTCGACCTGACCGTGCCCGGTGGCACCGCCCTCGCCATCACCGGCGACAACGGCGCGGGGAAGTCCACCCTCGCCTGGTTGATCGCCGGGCTGTTGAATCCGACCGCGGGCACCGTGACCGTCGACGGTGAGCCGGTGGTCAACGGGCGCGGTCGGGTGGTGATCGGCGTTCAGCACGCGCGCCTACAGGTGCTGCGCGATACCGTCTTCGACGATGTCGCGGACGCCTCCGGTGCCGGCGATGGCGGCGTGCGGTCCGCGCTGGCACTGGTCGGGCTCGACCCGGATGCGTTCGCCGACCGCCGCGCCGACGAACTCTCCGGCGGTGAACAGCGACGCGTGGTGCTGGCGGGCCTGCTCGCCTCCAGGCCGCAGGTCCTCGTACTCGACGAGCCGCTCGCCGGCCTCGATGACGAGGCCACCGTGACAATGACGGCGGCGCTCGAGGCTGCGAAGGCGGCCGGAACCACCCTGGTGATCGTCACGCATGATCTGGCGCCGCTGCGCGGCGTCGTCGATCGTGTGCACGATGTCACTGCCTCGGCGGAGCCGCCTCGGCCCGATCGGCCGCGCAGGCACCGGCCGCAGTTCGGCGATGTCGTGGGACGCCCACTGCCGCAGGAGAACACCGCACGCAGCGTGTGGGTGGGCACGAAACTGGCGGTGCTCCTGGCCACCGGCGTCGTGATGGCGGTGCGCACGGATTGGTGGAACATCGGCGCTGCGGCGCTCATCATGCTGGGCTGGTTCCTGCTGGCCGGGGCGCCGTGGCGCGCGATCCCGAAGTTGCCGCCGTTCTTCCTCGCCTTCGGAGCGATCAGTCTGTGGCTCGCGTCGCTGGGCGATGGCGCGACCGGCATCACGGTGTTGGGGATACAGTTCAGCCTCTCCGGCATCGACGTCTTCCTCCGCGGCCTGGTCTCCGTGATGGTGTCGCTGTTCGCGGCGCTGCTGTTCTGCTGGACCACTCCGCTCGGCGACGTCCCGGGATTCCTGCAGACCTGCCTGAACCGGCTCGGCGGCGTGGGCAAGCGCGGCGTGGCCTTCGCGTCGTCGCTGGCACTCGCCATCCGCCTGGCACCGCTCGCGCTGTCCGAGGTCCGCACGATGTGGGGTCTGGCCCGGCAGCGCCGGCCCCTGCGCGCCAACGGGAAACCGCGGGGCGTGAGCATCGAGGCGATCCTGGAACTGTTGCTGCTCGCCACGGTGCAGTCGTGCCGCCGGGCGGGGGAGTTGGCCGATGCGATCACCTCGCGCGGCGGTCTGGGCGTGGTGGCGCGACCGGATCGCGGGCCCCGCCGGCTCGACGGTGTCGTCGTCCTCGCCGTCACCGCGATCCTGGTGGTGGGATACGGCGTGGGGATCGTGTTCCCGGGCATGGTGCCCTAG
- the lgt gene encoding prolipoprotein diacylglyceryl transferase, translated as MILASIPSPAQGVWQLGPVPIRAYALCIIAGIVVACWWGDRRWVARGGKPGQVVDVAVWAVPFGLIGGRLYHVITDFSTYFGPNGRGLGAVFRIWDGGLGIWGAVALGGVGAWIGCKRMGIKIGPFGDAIAPAIIVAQAIGRLGNWFNQELYGAPTNLPWGLEIYERVNDVGQRGPDVLDGRSDGIVLAVVQPTFLYELIWNLLVAAFLVIVDRKYRIGHGRLFALYVAGYCLGRFFIEMMRDDHATQIFGVRINVFTAAIVFACAVAYFVTAPKGREDSVFTTDAEPAAPQTGEGTPEAVAETASDQPGSAAGAAPSDDAEVNVEGTSTDGLTSEPVTRKSED; from the coding sequence GTGATTCTCGCGAGCATCCCCAGTCCGGCGCAGGGCGTGTGGCAGCTGGGGCCCGTCCCGATCCGCGCCTACGCACTGTGCATCATCGCCGGCATCGTCGTCGCCTGCTGGTGGGGTGATCGCCGCTGGGTCGCGCGGGGCGGCAAGCCGGGCCAGGTGGTCGACGTCGCCGTGTGGGCCGTGCCCTTCGGCCTCATCGGCGGACGGCTCTACCACGTGATCACCGACTTCTCGACCTACTTCGGGCCCAACGGCCGCGGCCTCGGGGCCGTCTTCCGGATCTGGGACGGCGGACTCGGGATCTGGGGTGCGGTGGCACTCGGTGGGGTCGGCGCGTGGATCGGCTGCAAGCGGATGGGCATCAAGATCGGCCCGTTCGGCGATGCCATCGCGCCCGCGATCATCGTCGCGCAGGCGATCGGCCGGCTCGGCAACTGGTTCAACCAGGAGCTCTACGGCGCGCCCACGAACCTGCCCTGGGGCCTGGAGATCTACGAGCGGGTCAACGATGTGGGCCAGCGCGGCCCCGATGTGCTCGACGGGCGCAGTGATGGCATCGTGCTCGCCGTCGTCCAGCCCACCTTCCTGTACGAGTTGATCTGGAACCTGCTCGTCGCCGCGTTCCTGGTGATCGTCGACCGCAAGTACCGGATCGGCCACGGCCGGCTGTTCGCGCTGTACGTGGCGGGGTACTGCCTGGGCCGGTTCTTCATCGAGATGATGCGCGACGATCACGCCACGCAGATCTTCGGCGTACGGATCAACGTCTTCACCGCTGCGATCGTGTTCGCCTGCGCGGTCGCGTACTTCGTGACCGCGCCGAAGGGCCGCGAGGATTCCGTCTTCACCACCGATGCGGAGCCCGCTGCTCCGCAAACCGGGGAGGGGACACCGGAGGCGGTCGCCGAAACCGCGTCCGATCAGCCCGGATCCGCCGCCGGCGCGGCGCCTTCCGATGATGCCGAAGTGAACGTCGAGGGGACTTCTACTGACGGGTTAACCAGTGAACCCGTCACGCGGAAATCGGAGGACTAA
- a CDS encoding sensor histidine kinase codes for MSRPATRSAHAALLAVAAAGTTALVWVLYPQLRGPGLWLGVAAMLAASAVAAAVRPAIAAPVVALTSCYLVMGPWAEPTAAGATIWLAVAVSLLSAAAAQTVTGRREAVVAFAPFAAFALAVAVSSHTLFGALGALAPVLGGSTAGLWVRLRTAQRERRALAERQARADERLALAAQLHDLATARLTRIVLSARAAGQPGIEDDAQAALADLRRVVVGLQTADAPSARLATDGLVAPAEIGGAITEAVVRARDAGQQVDVAGTVSVPLPRATADCLARVLEEGLANARKHAVGAPVVVQVTDRGVRVHNPSTRADSRLVATGSGTGLRGLAARTALIGGTLRHGPSPDGGWVLQAEFPAVAR; via the coding sequence ATGTCCCGGCCCGCCACCCGCTCCGCGCACGCCGCGCTCCTCGCGGTCGCGGCGGCGGGAACTACGGCGCTGGTGTGGGTGCTGTACCCGCAGCTACGTGGCCCCGGGCTCTGGCTCGGGGTGGCGGCCATGCTCGCGGCGTCCGCCGTGGCGGCTGCGGTGCGGCCCGCGATCGCAGCGCCCGTGGTGGCGCTGACCTCCTGCTACCTGGTGATGGGTCCGTGGGCCGAGCCCACTGCTGCGGGTGCCACGATCTGGCTGGCGGTGGCGGTGTCGTTGCTATCGGCGGCGGCGGCGCAGACGGTCACCGGTCGCCGGGAGGCGGTGGTGGCCTTCGCCCCGTTCGCGGCGTTCGCACTCGCGGTGGCCGTGTCCTCGCACACCCTGTTCGGTGCGCTGGGCGCGCTGGCGCCGGTTCTCGGAGGGAGCACCGCCGGCTTGTGGGTGCGACTGCGGACGGCGCAGCGGGAGCGGCGCGCCCTCGCCGAGCGGCAGGCTCGTGCCGACGAGCGGCTCGCCCTTGCCGCGCAGTTGCACGATCTGGCGACCGCGCGGCTGACCCGGATCGTGTTGTCCGCGCGAGCCGCCGGGCAACCGGGTATCGAGGATGACGCACAGGCCGCGCTCGCGGATCTGCGCCGAGTGGTTGTCGGACTACAGACCGCGGACGCTCCGTCCGCGAGGCTCGCGACGGACGGTCTGGTAGCGCCGGCGGAGATCGGCGGCGCGATCACCGAGGCGGTGGTGCGGGCCCGGGATGCGGGACAGCAGGTGGACGTGGCAGGGACGGTATCGGTGCCGCTCCCCCGTGCTACTGCCGATTGCCTCGCCCGGGTCCTCGAGGAGGGGCTCGCGAATGCCCGCAAGCACGCGGTGGGCGCACCGGTGGTAGTGCAGGTGACCGATCGCGGCGTGCGCGTGCACAATCCGTCGACGAGAGCCGATTCCCGGCTGGTCGCGACGGGCAGCGGCACCGGCCTGCGCGGACTGGCGGCGCGTACCGCGTTGATCGGTGGAACGCTGCGTCACGGTCCGTCTCCCGACGGCGGCTGGGTGCTGCAGGCGGAGTTCCCGGCGGTCGCGCGATGA
- a CDS encoding ArnT family glycosyltransferase: MTPPPVARAPLAAATVAVLAVMLIASRNYGYFFDEAYFVVAGRDHPAAGYFDQPPLVPLLAAGLDRLAHGDLVVLRLPASIAVAAITLLAGLLARELGGRGWAQLFAAAAVAMSLVSSVGHWLATYSLDPLWWTVILYCLVRWTRTRDDRLLLLAGAVTGLSLLTKFLVPALWIAVALGALACGPRRLLSRPALWGGAAIAVAAVLPTLWWQAGHDWAYTRMAAVVRAEWPGGAGFALVGLFGAGLLIGVPLLLAGVISLLRSQRYRFLGVALVLVVAAIVLSHGRAYYLASVYALPMAAGAVAVERWAAARIGGRTGRRRATAVVAGLVLAASAVSWVWSTPVWPRAVADDLPAAPFRAPASMVIDGDTMLTNLGDTVIDAYRSLPPGDRDGLAIVAESYPFAAAVDFFGRDAGLPRAYSGHRAYYYFGMPADDTRSVLWIGEPTPVLDGAFAHRRAVPTARDTDGPIAYLYTGRTQSWPALWERLRAQ, encoded by the coding sequence ATGACCCCGCCACCCGTCGCCCGAGCGCCGCTCGCCGCGGCCACCGTCGCCGTCCTCGCCGTGATGCTGATCGCCAGTCGCAATTACGGATACTTCTTCGACGAGGCCTACTTCGTCGTCGCCGGGCGCGACCACCCGGCTGCCGGCTACTTCGACCAGCCGCCGCTGGTGCCCCTGCTCGCCGCCGGTCTCGATCGGCTCGCACACGGAGACCTCGTGGTGCTGCGGCTGCCGGCCAGCATCGCGGTCGCCGCGATCACCCTGCTCGCCGGGCTTCTCGCGCGCGAGCTCGGCGGCCGGGGGTGGGCGCAGCTGTTCGCTGCCGCGGCGGTCGCGATGTCGCTGGTCAGCTCCGTGGGGCACTGGCTCGCCACGTACTCGCTGGATCCCCTGTGGTGGACGGTGATCCTGTATTGCCTGGTTCGCTGGACCCGAACCCGCGACGATCGGCTTCTGCTGCTCGCGGGCGCGGTCACGGGACTATCACTGCTCACCAAGTTCCTGGTGCCCGCGCTGTGGATCGCGGTGGCGCTCGGTGCCCTCGCCTGCGGACCGCGACGGCTCCTGAGCCGCCCCGCGCTCTGGGGCGGCGCCGCGATCGCGGTCGCCGCGGTGCTCCCCACCCTCTGGTGGCAGGCCGGCCACGATTGGGCGTACACCCGCATGGCCGCCGTGGTGCGCGCGGAATGGCCCGGCGGTGCCGGATTCGCACTGGTCGGACTCTTCGGTGCCGGCCTGCTGATCGGCGTTCCGCTCCTCCTCGCCGGGGTGATCTCGTTGCTCCGCTCGCAGCGCTACCGGTTCCTGGGCGTCGCGCTGGTGCTCGTGGTCGCGGCGATCGTGCTCAGCCACGGACGGGCCTACTACCTCGCCTCTGTGTACGCGCTGCCGATGGCGGCCGGCGCAGTCGCCGTCGAGCGGTGGGCCGCCGCCCGGATCGGCGGGCGAACCGGACGCCGTCGCGCCACCGCGGTCGTGGCCGGTCTCGTGCTCGCCGCATCGGCGGTGTCCTGGGTGTGGTCCACGCCGGTATGGCCGCGGGCGGTCGCCGACGATCTGCCCGCTGCGCCGTTCCGCGCGCCGGCGAGCATGGTCATCGACGGCGACACCATGCTGACGAACCTCGGCGACACCGTCATCGACGCATATCGCAGCCTCCCCCCGGGCGACCGGGACGGGCTCGCCATCGTCGCCGAGAGCTATCCGTTCGCAGCCGCGGTCGACTTCTTCGGTCGCGACGCCGGGCTCCCGCGCGCCTACAGCGGGCACCGCGCCTACTACTACTTCGGCATGCCCGCCGACGACACCCGCTCCGTGCTGTGGATCGGCGAACCTACGCCCGTGCTCGACGGTGCGTTCGCGCACCGCCGGGCGGTGCCGACCGCGCGCGACACGGACGGTCCGATCGCCTACCTGTACACCGGGCGGACCCAGTCCTGGCCCGCCCTATGGGAGAGGCTGCGCGCGCAGTGA